The Synechocystis sp. PCC 7509 genome includes a window with the following:
- the ilvN gene encoding acetolactate synthase small subunit: MKHTLSVLVEDESGVLSRIAGLFARRGFNIESLAVGAAEQGGMSRITMVVPGDEQIIEQLTKQLYKLVNVIKVQDITEIPCVERELMLLKVNASSANRSEIVGLAQIFRARVVDVAEDSLTLEVVGDPGKMVAIVQVLEKFGLQEIARTGKIALTRESGVNTELLKSLQAKV; the protein is encoded by the coding sequence GTGAAACACACATTATCAGTTTTAGTAGAAGATGAATCCGGGGTTCTTTCCCGCATTGCTGGTTTATTTGCCCGTCGTGGTTTCAATATCGAAAGCCTAGCCGTAGGAGCCGCCGAACAAGGGGGAATGTCTCGAATTACAATGGTTGTACCCGGTGACGAGCAGATTATTGAGCAGTTGACAAAACAACTATACAAGCTCGTAAACGTGATAAAAGTCCAAGATATTACCGAGATTCCTTGTGTAGAGCGAGAATTGATGCTATTGAAAGTAAACGCCAGTAGCGCCAACCGTTCGGAAATTGTGGGATTAGCGCAAATATTTCGGGCGCGAGTAGTAGATGTAGCCGAAGACTCGCTAACATTGGAAGTAGTGGGCGATCCCGGTAAAATGGTAGCGATCGTGCAAGTACTAGAAAAGTTTGGGTTACAAGAAATTGCCCGGACTGGAAAAATTGCTCTTACCCGCGAATCGGGAGTAAATACAGAGTTGCTGAAGTCTTTGCAAGCTAAGGTGTAA
- a CDS encoding BON domain-containing protein, translating to MGWLKRLFGMEKPQNAPSYAPQQQSAPQAQAAPTESIPPERMGLSGEYDQSGLAKRVALEFDEEPDLDDIDTIYVAQTGSVVVLKGKAPNQQILNKMVSVAQRVNGATEVNSEQVEIA from the coding sequence ATGGGTTGGTTAAAACGCTTGTTTGGCATGGAAAAGCCGCAAAATGCTCCGTCTTATGCTCCACAACAACAATCTGCGCCTCAAGCTCAAGCTGCGCCTACAGAATCTATTCCTCCTGAACGCATGGGACTTAGCGGGGAATATGACCAAAGTGGACTAGCCAAGCGTGTAGCTTTGGAGTTTGATGAGGAGCCAGATTTAGACGATATTGATACTATCTATGTTGCTCAAACTGGCAGTGTTGTTGTTTTGAAAGGTAAAGCACCCAATCAACAAATTCTCAATAAAATGGTTTCTGTGGCTCAAAGGGTTAATGGTGCAACAGAAGTAAATAGCGAGCAAGTAGAAATAGCTTAA